One genomic window of Manduca sexta isolate Smith_Timp_Sample1 chromosome 4, JHU_Msex_v1.0, whole genome shotgun sequence includes the following:
- the LOC115451132 gene encoding uncharacterized protein LOC115451132 isoform X1, which translates to MQTSTMRRKASIAQLSYLAEYMKSHSEMASSISHSLQERANLETLWENLTAKLNSLGGPTRTVAKWKQTWRDLRNNVKRKGYHNKREYQGCGPGSTDNGPPTIKKVSQVDEQVLSITGSMAVHGMEEVACTEPILPDAKLTGLKLPQPSLPAYQEKQLTPQTVEQDFTFADQMTSTLAQPKIFVSSLPVLPEPSLQHAPSPIKKRRRIVKRQDSFDSKLLRIEEEKLRIKKEKNEILHRMVSVLEDIANKLK; encoded by the exons ATGCAAACTAGTACAATGCGCCGCAAGGCCAGCATAGCTCAGCTGAGCTATTTGGCTGAGTACATGAAAAGCCATAGTGAGATGGCATCGAGCATCAGCCATAGTCTCCAAGAGCGAGCTAATTTGGAAACATTATGGGAGAATCTTACCGCAAAGCTAAATTCTTTGGGGGGGCCAACTAGAACAGTGGCTAAATGGAAACAG ACCTGGCGAGATTTACGAAATAACGTCAAAAGGAAGGGATATCATAACAAAAGAGAATATCAGGGGTGTGGTCCTGGTAGCACCGATAATGGACCTCCGACAATAAAAAAGGTTTCACAGGTGGATGAGCAAGTGCTCTCCATAACGGGCTCCATGGCTGTCCATGGTATGGAAGAGGTTGCCTGTACAGaa CCTATTCTACCTGACGCAAAATTGACTGGACTGAAATTGCCGCAACCTTCACTACCTGCTTACCAGGAGAAACAACTAACACCACAAACTGTTGAACAGGATTTTACATTTGCTGACCAGATGACATCAACATTGGCCCAGCCTAAAATATTTGTCAGTTCACTGCCAGTGCTGCCTGAGCCTTCCCTTCAACATGCACCATCACCAATAAAAAAGCGTAGACGTATTGTTAAGAGACAGG ATAGTTTTGATAGTAAACTGCTTCGAATAGaagaagaaaaattaagaattaaaaaagagaagaatgaaattttacacaG
- the LOC115451132 gene encoding uncharacterized protein LOC115451132 isoform X2: protein MQTSTMRRKASIAQLSYLAEYMKSHSEMASSISHSLQERANLETLWENLTAKLNSLGGPTRTVAKWKQTWRDLRNNVKRKGYHNKREYQGCGPGSTDNGPPTIKKVSQVDEQVLSITGSMAVHGMEEVACTEDFTFADQMTSTLAQPKIFVSSLPVLPEPSLQHAPSPIKKRRRIVKRQDSFDSKLLRIEEEKLRIKKEKNEILHRMVSVLEDIANKLK, encoded by the exons ATGCAAACTAGTACAATGCGCCGCAAGGCCAGCATAGCTCAGCTGAGCTATTTGGCTGAGTACATGAAAAGCCATAGTGAGATGGCATCGAGCATCAGCCATAGTCTCCAAGAGCGAGCTAATTTGGAAACATTATGGGAGAATCTTACCGCAAAGCTAAATTCTTTGGGGGGGCCAACTAGAACAGTGGCTAAATGGAAACAG ACCTGGCGAGATTTACGAAATAACGTCAAAAGGAAGGGATATCATAACAAAAGAGAATATCAGGGGTGTGGTCCTGGTAGCACCGATAATGGACCTCCGACAATAAAAAAGGTTTCACAGGTGGATGAGCAAGTGCTCTCCATAACGGGCTCCATGGCTGTCCATGGTATGGAAGAGGTTGCCTGTACAGaa GATTTTACATTTGCTGACCAGATGACATCAACATTGGCCCAGCCTAAAATATTTGTCAGTTCACTGCCAGTGCTGCCTGAGCCTTCCCTTCAACATGCACCATCACCAATAAAAAAGCGTAGACGTATTGTTAAGAGACAGG ATAGTTTTGATAGTAAACTGCTTCGAATAGaagaagaaaaattaagaattaaaaaagagaagaatgaaattttacacaG
- the LOC115451132 gene encoding uncharacterized protein LOC115451132 isoform X3 → MQTSTMRRKASIAQLSYLAEYMKSHSEMASSISHSLQERANLETLWENLTAKLNSLGGPTRTVAKWKQTWRDLRNNVKRKGYHNKREYQGCGPGSTDNGPPTIKKVSQVDEQVLSITGSMAVHGMEEVACTEPILPDAKLTGLKLPQPSLPAYQEKQLTPQTVEQDFTFADQMTSTLAQPKIFVSSLPVLPEPSLQHAPSPIKKRRRIVKRQGW, encoded by the exons ATGCAAACTAGTACAATGCGCCGCAAGGCCAGCATAGCTCAGCTGAGCTATTTGGCTGAGTACATGAAAAGCCATAGTGAGATGGCATCGAGCATCAGCCATAGTCTCCAAGAGCGAGCTAATTTGGAAACATTATGGGAGAATCTTACCGCAAAGCTAAATTCTTTGGGGGGGCCAACTAGAACAGTGGCTAAATGGAAACAG ACCTGGCGAGATTTACGAAATAACGTCAAAAGGAAGGGATATCATAACAAAAGAGAATATCAGGGGTGTGGTCCTGGTAGCACCGATAATGGACCTCCGACAATAAAAAAGGTTTCACAGGTGGATGAGCAAGTGCTCTCCATAACGGGCTCCATGGCTGTCCATGGTATGGAAGAGGTTGCCTGTACAGaa CCTATTCTACCTGACGCAAAATTGACTGGACTGAAATTGCCGCAACCTTCACTACCTGCTTACCAGGAGAAACAACTAACACCACAAACTGTTGAACAGGATTTTACATTTGCTGACCAGATGACATCAACATTGGCCCAGCCTAAAATATTTGTCAGTTCACTGCCAGTGCTGCCTGAGCCTTCCCTTCAACATGCACCATCACCAATAAAAAAGCGTAGACGTATTGTTAAGAGACAGG
- the LOC115451133 gene encoding uncharacterized protein LOC115451133 — MARKCGFLIKVFVEICLFTFSHCYIVSNHPCCQEPSENLTLAMIIDAYEIYGHDPTDKLDHLAHYQIEMMKVKRAPDQYIINEHVHIATDHLARFIHLHIKELKVLLIALEDTIDNMLTMYDNHNAIKTERVATYNSAAGGAVPSEFYMSQEFYCGKNVYIFMSELYSDIYNMGRGPAPYCKGRAFHFIGFVHFMDDTHYYLEEDPNIVFQMDNFIHGLECHLGVCIFRFPFKKNLQHIRDVSTLPKAIVKCGTEMYKLPPLTAASCIITSGSFILDFNIQGIRFRHYDYLLSLPNGHTYYTKEPFSPLVCDHHVCEWNNTNFYGGPFIIPGDPGTGLSPIPPFIEQTTETFHVTTDPSIGEFNPNITYSLDGCWFMFPPNYGSIAGISYLDPLSVNEYRFSCQGSGNKGLYWYPQWMGAPPHHPYPQSADAPADLPQGAPVPYYPHLQQPEKPINLPIISNA, encoded by the exons ATGGCGCGTAAATGTGGATTTTTAATAAAGGTTTTTGTTGAAATATGCTTGTTTACTTTTTCG CACTGTTACATTGTAAGCAACCATCCATGTTGTCAAGAGCCGAGCGAGAATCTGACGTTAGCCATGATTATCGACGCGTACGAGATATATGGACATGACCCAACTGACAAACTGGACCACCTGGCCCACTACCAGATAGAGATGATGAAAGTAAAGCGAGCACCTGATCAG TACATCATCAATGAACACGTGCACATAGCAACAGATCATTTAGCGAGATTCATTCATTTGCACATTAAGGAGCTAAAG GTGCTTCTCATAGCATTAGAAGACACGATAGACAACATGCTGACGATGTATGACAATCACAATGCAATCAAAACGGAAAGAGTTGCTACTTACAATTCTGCTGCGGGGGGAGCGGTGCCTTCAGAGTTTTATATGAGTCAAG AATTTTACTGCGGCAAAAACGTGTACATTTTCATGTCGGAGCTATACAGTGATATATACAACATGGGTCGCGGCCCAGCACCCTACTGCAAGGGTCGGGCCTTCCACTTCATCGGCTTCGTGCATTTCATGGACGATACCCATTACTACTTAGAAGAAGACCCTAACATCGTCTTTCAGATGGACAACTTTATTCATGGATTAGAGTGTCATCTTGGTGTTTGTATTTTCAG ATTCCCGTTTAAGAAAAACCTACAGCACATTCGCGATGTTTCCACGCTACCCAAAGCGATAGTGAAGTGTGGTACAGAGATGTATAAGCTGCCGCCGCTGACCGCTGCCTCGTGCATCATCACCTCAGGGTCGTTCATACTCGACTTCAACATACAGGGCATTCGGTTCAGGCATTATGATTATTTGTTG tCATTGCCGAATGGACACACGTATTATACAAAAGAACCATTCTCACCGTTGGTTTGCGACCACCATGTTTGTGAATGGAACAACACGAACTTTTATGGAG GTCCATTCATAATTCCCGGCGATCCTGGAACCGGCTTGTCTCCAATCCCACCATTCATCGAGCAGACGACAGAGACGTTCCATGTCACCACCGATCCCAGTATTGGTGAATTCAATCCGAATATCactt ATTCTCTGGATGGCTGTTGGTTCATGTTCCCACCCAACTACGGCTCCATCGCCGGCATCAGCTACTTGGACCCCCTGAGCGTCAATGAGTACCGGTTTAGCTGCCAAGGCTCTGGTAATAAG GGCCTGTACTGGTACCCGCAATGGATGGGTGCGCCGCCACACCACCCGTATCCGCAGTCAGCCGACGCGCCCGCCGACCTGCCTCAGGGAGCACCCGTCCCGTACTATCCGCACCTCCAGCAGCCGGAGAAGCCGATCAACTTACCCATCATATCCAATGCTTGA
- the LOC115451121 gene encoding vesicular inhibitory amino acid transporter, whose product MINLGRFKIPPLKNALDVALQTVRQQMPDKPGPPPRPPQNVRFANLDNMGESCELSTMNETQSPSYQSTNPTNPFLSGELQAEDSFTSYQNTYPQQDGAPRTQSMQSVDFYASSEEGGFEEGGGKPGAKINEFQAAWNVTNAIQGMFVVSLPFAVLQGGYWAIAAMVGIAHICCYTGKILVECLYEDDPVSGQRVRVRDSYVSIAKECFGRKYGARIVNMAQIIELLMTCILYVVVCGDLMIGTFPDGSIDTRSWMMLTGIFLLPLAFLKSLKSVSMLSFWCTMSHLIINAIVLGYCILYIGDWGWSKVKWNLDFENFPISLGVIVFSYTSQIFLPTLEGNMEDRSKFEWMLKWSHIAAAAFKSIFGYLCFLTFQNDTQQVITNNLRSSGFKGLVNFFLVIKAVLSYPLPYYAACDLLERALFRGKPKTIFPVIYALDGELKVWGLAWRLGVIMFTILMAIFIPHFTILMGFIGSFTGTMLSFIWPAYFHLKLKGNQLESTTIAYDYFIIGLGVLFGVIGMYDAGSALVKAFKIGLPF is encoded by the exons ATGATTAACCTCGGGCGCTTTAAGATTCCGCCGTTGAAGAATGCCCTGGACGTAGCTCTGCAGACGGTCAGGCAGCAAATGCCTGACAAACCTGGACCACCGCCGCGTCCCCCTCAGAACGTCAGGTTCGCTAACTTAG ataaCATGGGCGAGTCCTGTGAGTTATCGACCATGAACGAGACACAGTCCCCGAGCTATCAATCGACGAACCCCACTAACCCGTTTCTTAGTGGGGAACTGCAGGCTGAAGATTCATTCACCAGCTATCAAAATACATACCCACAGCAAGATGGGGCACCCAG AACTCAAAGCATGCAAAGTGTAGATTTCTACGCTTCGTCTGAAGAGGGTGGTTTTGAAGAAGGTGGTGGAAAACCAGGCGCTAAAATCAATGAGTTTCAAGCTGCATGGAACGTCACTAACGCTATTCAA ggTATGTTCGTAGTGTCACTGCCGTTTGCTGTCCTCCAAGGCGGTTACTGGGCTATTGCTGCGATGGTCGGCATCGCTCACATCTGCTGTTACACCGGGAAAATCCTAGTCGAGTGTCTCTACGAAGACGACCCCGTCTCTGGACAACGTGTCAGAGTTCGTGATTCATACGTCAGTATCGCTAAAGAATGTTTCGGTAGAAAATACGGTGCGAGAATCGTTAATATGGCCCAGATTATAGAGTTGCTTATGACTTGCATCCTTTACGTTGTGGTCTGCGGCGACCTCATGATAGGCACTTTTCCTGACGGATCCATCGACACTCGATCCTGGATGATGCTGACTGGCATTTTTCTCTTGCCTTTAGCATTCTTGAAGTCTTTAAAGAGCGTCAGTATGCTATCATTTTGGTGTACCATGAGCCATTTGATCATAAACGCCATTGTTCTTGGCTATTGTATACTTTACATCGGCGATTGGGGCTGGTCTAAAGTCAAATGGAACTTAGATTTCGAGAATTTTCCTATCAGTTTGGGTGTCATCGTGTTCTCTTATACTTCTCAGATATTTCTGCCCACTTTAGAAGGCAATATGGAGGACCGTTCTAAATTCGAGTGGATGTTGAAATGGTCTCATATCGCCGCAGCAGCTTTTAAGTCCATCTTTGGGTATCTTTGTTTCTTAACTTTCCAAAACGACACCCAGCAAGTCATCACTAACAATCTTCGATCTTCTGGCTTCAAAGGCCTCGTCAACTTTTTCCTGGTAATCAAAGCAGTTTTGAGCTATCCCTTACCCTACTACGCTGCTTGTGATTTATTAGAACGAGCTCTCTTTAGGGGAAAGCCTAAGACCATATTCCCCGTGATCTATGCCTTAGACGGCGAATTGAAAGTCTGGGGTCTCGCTTGGAGACTTGGTGTGATAATGTTCACGATTTTGATGGCCATTTTTATCCCCCACTTTACTATCTTAATGGGTTTCATTGGTAGCTTCACGGGTACCATGTTAAGCTTCATATGGCCCGCCTACTTCCATCTTAAACTCAAAGGCAACCAGTTAGAAAGCACTACCATCGCTTACGACTACTTCATCATAGGTCTTGGTGTTTTATTCGGCGTCATTGGCATGTACGACGCCGGCTCAGCCCTAGTCAAGGCGTTTAAGATCGGATTGCCTTTCTAA